One Candidatus Blochmannia vicinus DNA window includes the following coding sequences:
- the fabG gene encoding 3-oxoacyl-ACP reductase FabG — protein MTFNEKIVLVTGARRGIGRAIIEMFAKYGATVIGTATSELGVKDIDMYLGSQGKGMELDVTDKYSIDLFAKKIRQEFGNVDILVNNAGIVQDNILLHMKDNEWKSVIDVNLTAVYRMSKLVIKSMIKKHYGRIINIGSVVGIMGNAGQVNYSAAKSGLIGFTKSLAREVASRGITVNLITPGFICTDMVKKFTDKQKNDILSKIPVNRFGEPKDVAYSVMFFASDYAEYITGQTMHVNGGMYMG, from the coding sequence ATGACTTTTAATGAAAAAATTGTCTTAGTAACCGGTGCTCGTCGTGGTATTGGTCGCGCTATTATTGAAATGTTTGCAAAATATGGAGCTACTGTAATAGGAACTGCGACTAGTGAGTTGGGTGTTAAAGATATTGATATGTACTTAGGGAGTCAAGGAAAAGGGATGGAATTAGATGTTACTGACAAATATTCTATTGATCTTTTTGCAAAAAAGATTCGTCAAGAATTTGGAAATGTTGATATTTTAGTAAATAATGCTGGTATCGTTCAAGATAATATTTTGTTACATATGAAAGATAATGAATGGAAATCTGTCATTGATGTAAATTTGACTGCTGTATATCGTATGTCTAAATTGGTAATAAAATCGATGATAAAAAAACATTATGGTAGAATTATCAACATTGGTTCCGTAGTCGGTATTATGGGGAACGCTGGTCAAGTAAACTATTCAGCTGCTAAATCTGGATTAATTGGATTTACAAAGTCTTTAGCGCGTGAAGTTGCTTCTAGAGGTATTACAGTTAATTTAATAACACCGGGATTTATTTGTACGGATATGGTAAAAAAATTCACTGACAAACAGAAAAATGATATTTTATCAAAGATACCAGTTAATCGTTTTGGAGAGCCCAAAGATGTGGCCTATTCTGTAATGTTTTTTGCTTCTGATTATGCAGAATATATTACTGGACAAACAATGCATGTTAATGGAGGGATGTATATGGGATAA
- a CDS encoding ABC transporter permease translates to MILSLQIALKFHRGANNNILISLVSLIAIISITIGIAISIIALSAINGFKYELSHRILAIVPHVEIESVSESFIDWSEVSKCICQMPEIICVTPYINFSGVVEFNNKWHVVYVKSIDLMKNVDKNILSYFIEKDFSWKYFYENTEQIILGKGISDALGIKVGDWITILIAHNFRIDNKLLSSKKIRLQVAGILNLSSQLDYNIAIMSLLDIQHLYDKKSDITGIAIKINDIFSANKIVHKIEKIINRQVYVRSWMDTYGYIYRDIQMVRVIVYLSMILMMSISCFNVIATLILSIKDKNYDIALICALGGQNILIRRIFFWYGLIIYIISGVIGTGLGVFVSFNLTSLITICNDFLGSKILSQGIYFINFLPVKLNGWDVLSVLGITLLLGIVTSWYTVLKTEKFDLYKMLK, encoded by the coding sequence ATGATATTATCTTTACAAATTGCTTTAAAATTTCATCGCGGTGCGAATAATAATATTCTGATATCTTTAGTATCTTTAATTGCTATTATTAGTATTACTATAGGAATAGCAATATCTATAATTGCATTAAGCGCAATTAATGGGTTTAAATATGAATTAAGTCATCGTATTTTGGCGATTGTTCCGCACGTAGAAATTGAGTCGGTTAGTGAGTCATTTATCGATTGGTCTGAGGTTTCGAAGTGTATTTGTCAAATGCCAGAAATTATTTGTGTAACTCCTTATATTAATTTTTCTGGAGTTGTTGAATTTAATAATAAATGGCACGTGGTTTACGTTAAAAGTATAGATTTAATGAAAAACGTAGATAAAAATATATTATCTTATTTTATAGAGAAAGATTTTTCTTGGAAATATTTTTATGAAAATACGGAACAGATTATTTTAGGAAAAGGAATATCGGATGCGCTAGGAATTAAAGTAGGTGATTGGATCACTATTTTAATTGCTCATAATTTTCGTATAGATAATAAATTGTTATCATCTAAAAAAATTCGTTTACAAGTGGCTGGTATATTAAATTTGAGTAGTCAATTAGACTACAATATTGCTATAATGTCTTTATTGGATATACAACATTTATATGATAAAAAATCAGATATTACAGGAATAGCTATTAAAATTAATGATATTTTTTCTGCTAATAAAATAGTACATAAAATTGAAAAAATAATTAATCGTCAGGTTTATGTAAGAAGCTGGATGGATACCTATGGGTATATTTATAGAGATATTCAAATGGTTCGTGTAATTGTATATTTATCAATGATATTGATGATGAGTATCTCTTGTTTTAACGTAATTGCTACGCTTATTTTATCAATAAAAGATAAAAATTATGATATTGCGCTAATTTGTGCATTAGGAGGTCAAAATATTTTAATTAGACGTATATTTTTCTGGTATGGGTTAATTATTTATATTATTTCTGGTGTTATAGGAACCGGATTAGGTGTTTTTGTTTCTTTTAACTTAACAAGTTTAATTACAATTTGTAACGATTTTTTGGGAAGTAAGATTTTGTCACAAGGAATTTATTTTATTAATTTTTTACCTGTTAAATTAAATGGGTGGGATGTATTATCGGTTTTAGGTATAACATTATTACTCGGGATAGTTACTAGTTGGTATACGGTATTAAAAACAGAAAAATTTGATTTATATAAAATGTTAAAATGA
- the pabC gene encoding aminodeoxychorismate lyase: protein MLFIAGKLKIIMYWVNGILKKTVSLNNRALHFGDGFFTTARLRHGEIEFLDLHMNRLILSAKRLMFNNFNYNFLYKEMLQAASFSSTYSIIKVIISRSDNHKLHGYKCKNDIEPLRIIYIGRLPKYYIRWINVGICMKTSVVRLARNTFLAGIKHLNRLEQVMISMWISKNEEIDEALVLDTDGNVVECCSSNIFWRYKYQVFTPSIHYAGVNGIMRQIVFRLLPELGYCIRTVTVGPEHVKNANEVFITNALLPLASVNSIDDCFYSDKTLFRLLYSHITNNKIQ from the coding sequence ATGTTATTTATCGCTGGTAAATTGAAAATAATAATGTATTGGGTGAATGGAATTTTAAAAAAAACAGTATCATTAAATAATCGTGCTTTGCATTTTGGAGATGGATTTTTTACGACAGCTAGATTACGACATGGTGAAATAGAGTTTTTAGATTTGCATATGAATCGATTAATTTTGTCGGCGAAGAGGTTGATGTTTAATAATTTCAATTATAATTTTTTATATAAAGAAATGTTACAAGCAGCTTCTTTTAGTAGCACATATAGTATCATCAAAGTAATAATTAGCAGAAGTGACAATCATAAGCTACATGGATATAAATGCAAAAACGATATTGAACCATTGCGTATAATTTATATCGGTCGATTACCGAAATATTACATACGATGGATTAATGTTGGGATTTGTATGAAAACAAGTGTTGTGCGGTTAGCACGGAATACTTTTTTAGCTGGAATCAAGCATCTTAATAGATTAGAACAAGTTATGATTTCGATGTGGATCAGTAAAAACGAGGAAATTGATGAAGCATTAGTTTTAGATACTGATGGAAATGTTGTAGAATGTTGCAGTTCTAATATTTTTTGGAGATATAAATATCAAGTGTTTACTCCTTCTATACATTATGCTGGTGTTAATGGAATTATGCGTCAGATAGTATTTAGATTATTACCAGAATTAGGATATTGTATACGGACAGTGACAGTTGGTCCTGAGCATGTAAAAAACGCAAATGAAGTGTTTATTACAAATGCTTTATTGCCATTAGCATCAGTTAACTCAATTGATGATTGCTTTTATTCAGATAAGACATTATTTCGTTTGTTGTATTCTCATATTACAAATAATAAAATTCAATAG
- a CDS encoding YchF/TatD family DNA exonuclease, translating to MFLVDSHCHLNQLNYQNIHKNVSDVLNKAKKRGVKLVLSVSVSMSDYNSMVELIGYRNDVVFSCGVHPTYVHYSNNFDRERLYILSSRRNVVAIGETGLDYYHKLKLDNKKKQKEAFREHIRVARAAQKPVIVHSRDSCKDTVAILRSESAEDCGGVLHCFNENVDTARLLLNLNFYISFSGMITFRKSYMMQEVIKYVPSDRILLETDSPYLAPIPYRGKENQPAYIYEIANHIALIKNIDMDELAFITTVNFRTLFHL from the coding sequence ATGTTTTTGGTAGATTCTCATTGTCATTTGAATCAATTAAATTATCAAAATATTCATAAAAATGTTTCAGATGTATTGAACAAAGCGAAAAAAAGAGGAGTAAAGCTAGTTTTATCAGTTAGTGTCTCTATGTCAGATTATAATAGCATGGTTGAGTTAATTGGATACAGAAATGATGTTGTATTTTCTTGCGGAGTACATCCTACATATGTACATTATTCTAATAATTTTGATAGAGAAAGATTGTATATTTTATCTTCTAGAAGAAATGTAGTAGCAATAGGTGAAACTGGATTGGATTATTATCATAAATTAAAATTAGATAACAAAAAAAAACAAAAAGAAGCATTTCGGGAACATATTCGTGTTGCTAGAGCAGCACAGAAGCCAGTTATCGTACACAGTCGTGATTCTTGTAAGGATACTGTTGCTATTTTACGTTCAGAATCAGCAGAAGATTGTGGTGGTGTGTTACATTGTTTTAATGAAAATGTAGATACTGCAAGATTGTTATTAAATCTTAATTTTTATATATCTTTTTCTGGTATGATAACATTTAGAAAATCTTATATGATGCAAGAAGTAATTAAATATGTGCCTTCTGATCGTATATTGTTAGAAACTGATTCTCCTTATCTTGCTCCCATTCCTTATAGAGGGAAAGAGAATCAGCCGGCTTATATATATGAAATTGCTAATCATATAGCGCTTATAAAAAATATTGATATGGATGAATTAGCGTTTATTACTACAGTTAATTTTCGTACTTTATTTCATTTGTGA
- the tmk gene encoding dTMP kinase has protein sequence MSNKFITIEGLDGAGKTTVVYRITKYLNKCGIVNVVTTREPGGTPVADLLRVLIKYGGPINDPIDSISELLMIYTARFQLIKNVIKPALSKGYWVIGDRYDLSSQAYQGGGRGVDMLLLHALSNKVTSILYPDLIFYLDISPELSISRIKNRIMLDCFEQESLIFFARVRSCYKKLASEKKNVIMIDASQSLEKVSAIIYRYLDWWLIRSRRKL, from the coding sequence GTGAGTAATAAATTTATTACAATTGAAGGATTGGATGGAGCCGGAAAAACTACCGTTGTTTATCGTATAACTAAATATTTAAATAAATGTGGCATTGTAAACGTTGTAACTACTCGTGAACCAGGGGGCACACCAGTTGCAGATTTATTACGTGTATTAATTAAATATGGTGGACCTATAAACGATCCTATTGATAGTATATCAGAATTATTGATGATTTATACCGCACGATTTCAACTAATAAAAAATGTTATTAAACCAGCTTTATCTAAAGGTTATTGGGTAATTGGAGATAGGTATGATTTGTCTTCTCAGGCATATCAAGGAGGAGGTAGAGGAGTTGATATGCTATTATTACATGCTTTATCTAATAAAGTTACAAGTATCTTATATCCAGATTTAATATTTTATCTTGATATTTCTCCAGAATTAAGTATATCTCGAATAAAGAACAGAATAATGTTAGATTGTTTTGAACAAGAATCTTTAATTTTTTTTGCTCGTGTGCGTTCTTGTTATAAAAAATTGGCCTCTGAAAAAAAGAATGTTATCATGATTGATGCTTCCCAAAGTTTAGAAAAAGTTTCTGCTATTATTTATAGATATTTAGATTGGTGGTTAATACGTTCCAGGAGGAAGCTATAA
- the lolD gene encoding lipoprotein-releasing ABC transporter ATP-binding protein LolD, which translates to MVDIPLLYCAQLTKYYRRAGFLIKVLNHITLSIQPKEIIAVVGMSGSGKSTLLHLLGGLDKPTAGEIFFEGYALHKLSDNARAMIRNKRLGFIYQFHHLLLDFDILENVAMPLLIGGTGFSQAKNKARCILKLVGLENRIHFFPNELSGGESQRVAIARAIINNPALVLADEPTGNLDEENSSNIFQLLKTLNIHYGTTFLIATHDLDLAKKCHRILTISDGQIILT; encoded by the coding sequence ATGGTTGATATTCCATTATTATATTGTGCTCAATTGACGAAATATTATCGTCGTGCTGGGTTTTTAATCAAAGTGTTGAATCATATTACTTTAAGTATACAACCTAAGGAGATTATTGCTGTTGTGGGGATGTCTGGGTCTGGTAAAAGTACATTGTTACATTTACTCGGGGGATTAGATAAACCAACTGCAGGTGAGATATTCTTTGAAGGATATGCATTACATAAATTATCTGATAATGCGCGCGCTATGATACGTAATAAACGTTTAGGTTTTATTTACCAATTTCATCATTTATTATTAGATTTTGATATTTTAGAAAATGTAGCGATGCCATTATTGATTGGAGGTACTGGATTTAGTCAAGCGAAAAATAAAGCACGATGTATATTAAAATTAGTTGGTTTAGAGAATCGTATTCATTTTTTTCCAAACGAATTATCTGGAGGAGAAAGTCAGAGAGTAGCTATAGCACGAGCTATAATAAATAATCCAGCTTTAGTGCTGGCCGATGAACCTACTGGAAATTTAGACGAAGAAAATTCAAGTAATATTTTTCAATTATTAAAAACATTAAATATTCATTATGGAACAACTTTTTTAATTGCAACTCATGATTTAGATTTGGCTAAGAAATGTCATAGAATATTAACGATATCTGATGGTCAAATAATATTAACATAG
- a CDS encoding DNA polymerase III subunit delta' C-terminal domain-containing protein, with translation MRWYPWLDIIYSKILNSYRKNRGHHALLLNAKWDNGEDTLIYAIVRWLSCSHPLETRHCDICHNCKLMNAGHHPDYYPINPENNTQTIGVDIMRACIHSIYHHACQSKVKIIHIKYVEYLTDQSINALLKTLDEPPINTYFFFKTRDYIKIPLTFLSRCMKWSIIPPKESLGLQWLIRQREGVNDILSAQCALRLCNGAPIEAETMFKLGMWKQRLELCKSIHDTIINKDFLKLVPFLNTCRKNTYLYWFITVLVDALKWKQGINKRFIINLDQIELITIIADYWSISSLSLQLQQWLLLLCCFQKFTNIDRELLLTYRLLNWKQDVIESCFHAWSI, from the coding sequence ATGAGATGGTATCCCTGGTTGGATATTATTTATAGTAAAATATTGAATTCTTATCGAAAAAATAGAGGACATCACGCATTACTTTTAAATGCTAAATGGGATAACGGGGAAGATACTTTAATTTATGCTATTGTGCGATGGTTAAGTTGCTCTCATCCTCTAGAAACTCGACACTGTGATATTTGCCATAATTGCAAGTTAATGAATGCAGGACATCATCCTGATTATTATCCGATAAATCCAGAAAATAATACTCAGACTATAGGCGTTGATATCATGCGTGCCTGTATTCATTCCATATATCATCACGCTTGTCAAAGTAAAGTAAAAATTATACATATAAAATATGTAGAATATTTAACTGATCAATCTATTAATGCATTACTTAAAACACTTGACGAACCTCCAATAAATACTTATTTTTTTTTTAAAACTCGAGATTATATAAAAATACCATTAACATTTTTGAGTCGATGTATGAAATGGTCAATTATACCTCCAAAGGAATCGCTTGGATTACAGTGGCTAATACGGCAACGGGAAGGAGTGAATGATATTTTATCGGCACAATGTGCACTACGTTTGTGTAACGGAGCGCCTATAGAAGCAGAAACTATGTTTAAATTAGGGATGTGGAAACAACGATTAGAATTATGTAAATCTATACATGATACTATTATAAATAAAGATTTTTTAAAACTCGTACCATTTTTAAATACTTGTCGGAAAAATACATATTTGTATTGGTTTATTACTGTACTTGTAGATGCATTAAAATGGAAGCAAGGAATAAATAAGAGATTTATAATAAATTTAGATCAAATAGAATTAATTACTATTATTGCAGATTATTGGAGTATTTCATCTTTAAGCCTTCAATTACAACAATGGTTATTATTGTTGTGTTGTTTTCAGAAATTTACTAATATTGATCGTGAATTATTATTGACCTATCGTTTATTAAATTGGAAACAAGACGTTATTGAATCTTGTTTCCATGCATGGAGTATATGA
- the fabD gene encoding ACP S-malonyltransferase, which produces MNTLLAIVFPGQASQRVGMLKTLAAHYSLVEETFSEASEILGYDIWKLVQYGPFTELNKTYRAQPAILTASVAVWRIWKQQGGCMPQIMAGHSLGEYSALVCAGSMDLRSGVRLVMVRGMLMQEVVPNGCGAMSVIIGLNDDVVFEFCKAAQQDQIVSLAGFNAPGHVVISGNKAAVDRVNLFCKNAGAKHVFTLPISVPAHCALMKPVATRFIKELEKIKINTPSIPVLNSTDVCIEQEPRAIRSALMRQLYTPVRWREVVQYCIHQRIEKFLEMGPGKILTGLIRSIVSNVFSLSVNDPVSLSEAMKIDWN; this is translated from the coding sequence ATGAATACATTATTAGCTATAGTATTTCCAGGACAAGCGAGTCAAAGGGTAGGAATGTTAAAAACTCTGGCAGCACATTATTCGTTAGTAGAAGAGACTTTTTCTGAAGCATCAGAGATTTTAGGTTATGATATATGGAAATTAGTACAATATGGCCCTTTTACAGAACTAAATAAAACTTATCGAGCACAACCAGCTATTTTAACGGCTTCAGTAGCCGTGTGGAGAATATGGAAACAGCAAGGAGGTTGTATGCCACAAATAATGGCAGGTCATAGTTTAGGGGAGTATTCTGCTTTAGTATGCGCGGGAAGTATGGATTTACGTTCTGGGGTTAGATTGGTAATGGTACGTGGTATGTTGATGCAAGAAGTCGTCCCGAATGGATGTGGAGCTATGTCTGTAATTATTGGTCTAAATGATGATGTTGTTTTTGAATTTTGCAAAGCAGCACAACAAGATCAAATTGTTTCCCTCGCTGGTTTTAATGCACCTGGACATGTAGTTATTTCCGGGAATAAAGCAGCAGTAGACCGTGTTAATTTATTTTGTAAAAATGCAGGAGCAAAACATGTATTTACACTTCCGATTAGTGTTCCAGCACATTGCGCATTAATGAAACCAGTGGCTACAAGGTTTATAAAAGAATTAGAAAAAATAAAAATTAACACTCCCAGTATACCAGTGTTAAATAGTACTGATGTATGTATTGAGCAGGAACCAAGAGCTATTCGTAGTGCATTAATGCGACAATTATACACCCCAGTGCGTTGGCGTGAGGTCGTGCAATATTGTATTCATCAGAGAATTGAAAAATTTTTAGAAATGGGACCGGGGAAAATATTAACTGGACTAATACGTAGTATTGTTAGTAACGTGTTTAGTTTATCAGTAAATGACCCTGTTTCTTTGTCAGAAGCAATGAAAATTGATTGGAATTGA
- the acpP gene encoding acyl carrier protein, which yields MNTIEEKVKTIIAEQLGVKKEEVVNHASFVDDLGADSLDTVELVMALEEEFDTEIPDEEAEKITTVQAAIDFISNSHKNKND from the coding sequence ATGAATACTATAGAAGAAAAAGTAAAAACAATTATTGCTGAACAATTGGGGGTTAAAAAAGAAGAAGTTGTGAATCATGCTTCATTTGTTGATGATCTTGGAGCTGATTCTCTTGATACTGTTGAGTTGGTTATGGCATTAGAGGAAGAATTTGATACTGAAATTCCAGATGAAGAAGCTGAAAAGATTACAACTGTTCAAGCAGCAATAGATTTTATTAGTAATAGTCATAAAAATAAAAATGATTAA
- a CDS encoding beta-ketoacyl-ACP synthase III encodes MFTRILGTGSYLPQHIRSNVVLEKMVDTSHEWIVARTGIQERRISSSDETVAKMGYFAAKRALDMACIHADKVGIIIVATTSSSHAFPSSACQIQRDLHVRDTIAFDLSAACSGFVYALGVADQYIKSGSVDYALVIGSDTLSHTLDPRDRGTLILFGDGAGAVILGRSKTPGIISIHLHADGYHGDLLTLPNYNRNNPTISNYLTMSGNKVFKIAVSVLARVIDETLNINNLHQDELDWLVPHQANLRIISATAKRLDMDMKKVVVTLDRHGNTSAASVPLALDEAVRDGRIKPGQLVLLEAFGAGFTWGSALLRF; translated from the coding sequence ATGTTTACTAGAATCCTTGGAACAGGGAGTTATTTACCTCAGCATATTAGATCTAACGTTGTTTTAGAAAAAATGGTAGATACATCGCATGAATGGATTGTCGCTCGTACTGGCATTCAAGAACGTCGTATTTCTAGTTCTGACGAAACTGTGGCTAAAATGGGTTATTTTGCTGCTAAAAGGGCCTTAGATATGGCTTGTATACATGCAGATAAAGTAGGTATTATTATTGTCGCGACCACTTCTTCCAGTCATGCATTTCCTAGTTCAGCATGTCAAATTCAACGGGATTTGCATGTGCGGGATACTATTGCTTTTGATTTGTCAGCAGCTTGCTCTGGATTTGTTTATGCGTTAGGCGTAGCAGATCAATATATTAAAAGTGGAAGTGTGGATTATGCTTTGGTTATAGGGTCAGATACTTTAAGTCACACTTTAGATCCTAGAGATCGTGGGACGTTAATTTTGTTTGGCGATGGGGCAGGCGCAGTAATACTTGGTCGCTCAAAAACACCAGGTATTATTTCTATTCATTTACACGCAGATGGATATCATGGGGATTTATTAACTCTCCCTAATTATAATAGAAATAACCCGACTATATCTAATTATTTAACAATGTCTGGAAATAAAGTATTTAAAATAGCTGTTTCTGTTTTAGCACGTGTTATTGATGAAACTCTTAATATTAATAATTTACATCAAGATGAATTAGATTGGTTAGTTCCTCATCAGGCTAATTTACGAATTATTTCTGCTACTGCTAAACGATTGGATATGGATATGAAAAAAGTAGTAGTTACGCTTGATAGACACGGAAATACGTCTGCAGCTTCTGTTCCTTTAGCTTTGGATGAGGCTGTTCGTGATGGTCGTATTAAACCAGGCCAATTAGTGTTATTAGAAGCGTTTGGAGCGGGGTTTACTTGGGGTTCAGCGTTATTACGATTTTAA
- the lolC gene encoding lipoprotein-releasing ABC transporter permease subunit LolC has translation MTYQPIVLFIALRYVLGKSIDQFGRNIYWISSIAIMLGVMAMITVLSVMNGCEREIKQNLLNFIPHVLLTTDKGYVHIENKPKLVLRQLQHKIICVQPLVTSNVILQSSRKASFGVMLGIDPNHFEPLYLYLINKYMDQLIPGKYYVIIGSALAKKLEVRINDQIRLIVPSVMQITPIGYVPSQRLFTVLDVYITTSEVDSYQVLIHRSDASALMHYPAQCVTGWRLWLHEPLLLNNYYYNNRLQLCKDWVWRDWRECKGSLFQAMKIEKNIMSLLLVLIIIAAGFNVISFLALLILDKQIEIAVLQTYGFTRRQIVLLFMIQGFGNGILGIIFGTGLGLLLSSKLNQILLFLKILPDAVQLPVEIKYYQILGIVFMTFIIVFLATLYPSWRAASVHPARILRHG, from the coding sequence TTGACGTATCAACCAATCGTATTGTTTATTGCTTTACGTTATGTTTTGGGGAAATCGATAGATCAGTTTGGCCGAAATATTTATTGGATTTCTAGTATTGCTATTATGTTAGGTGTGATGGCAATGATAACTGTATTGTCAGTTATGAATGGTTGTGAGCGTGAAATAAAACAAAATCTTCTTAATTTTATACCTCATGTATTGCTTACTACTGACAAAGGATATGTACATATTGAGAATAAACCAAAATTAGTATTACGTCAATTACAACATAAAATAATATGTGTTCAACCGTTGGTGACATCTAATGTTATATTACAAAGTTCTAGAAAAGCATCATTTGGAGTGATGTTAGGGATTGATCCGAATCATTTTGAGCCATTATATCTGTATTTAATTAATAAATATATGGATCAGTTAATTCCAGGAAAATATTATGTCATTATTGGGTCAGCTTTAGCAAAAAAACTTGAAGTACGTATAAATGATCAAATTCGTTTAATTGTTCCTTCTGTTATGCAGATCACTCCTATTGGCTATGTTCCTAGTCAACGACTATTTACAGTATTAGATGTTTATATTACGACTAGTGAAGTTGATTCTTATCAAGTATTAATACATCGATCTGATGCTTCTGCGTTAATGCATTATCCAGCGCAATGTGTTACTGGGTGGAGATTGTGGCTACATGAACCATTGTTACTGAACAATTATTATTATAATAATCGCTTGCAATTATGTAAGGATTGGGTGTGGAGGGATTGGAGAGAGTGTAAAGGATCTTTATTTCAAGCGATGAAAATAGAAAAAAATATAATGTCCTTGTTATTAGTTTTAATCATAATAGCAGCAGGTTTTAATGTTATTTCTTTTTTAGCGTTACTAATATTAGACAAACAGATAGAAATTGCAGTACTGCAAACATATGGTTTTACTCGCCGACAGATTGTGTTGCTTTTTATGATTCAGGGATTTGGAAATGGTATTTTAGGTATTATATTTGGTACAGGATTAGGATTATTACTATCTAGTAAACTAAATCAAATATTATTATTTTTAAAAATATTACCAGATGCTGTACAATTACCCGTAGAAATAAAATATTATCAAATATTAGGTATCGTATTTATGACGTTTATTATAGTCTTCTTAGCTACGTTGTATCCATCATGGCGTGCAGCTTCCGTTCATCCTGCAAGAATTTTACGTCATGGTTGA
- a CDS encoding HIT domain-containing protein has protein sequence MKKDNIFINIIKKKIKVDILYQDELVTAFYDLNPKAPVHVLIVPNILIPTVNHVTTNDEIILGRLFVVAAKIAKKKNIHSSGYRLIVNCNHHAGQEIYHLHMHLLGGKPLGPLL, from the coding sequence GTGAAAAAAGATAATATTTTTATAAATATTATTAAAAAGAAAATTAAAGTTGATATCTTATATCAAGACGAATTAGTGACTGCATTTTATGATTTAAACCCTAAAGCGCCTGTTCATGTATTAATTGTACCTAATATATTGATTCCTACTGTTAATCATGTCACAACTAATGATGAAATAATATTAGGTAGATTATTTGTAGTAGCAGCAAAAATTGCTAAGAAAAAGAATATACATTCTTCAGGTTATCGTTTAATAGTTAATTGTAACCATCATGCTGGTCAAGAAATTTATCATCTTCATATGCATTTATTAGGAGGAAAACCTCTAGGTCCTTTGTTATAA
- a CDS encoding penicillin-binding protein activator LpoB, with the protein MISVHYCIGLCNYDNTFTLNTKPALSVPSQINLIHWEPIILNMLQNAFFFDNIERGSVLLVNIIKNNTNGIFQTNNVTNILIKCIVENTGKYNVIDIERLHSVYRELGVFPEDNRNSYNFSMKIANYLQANYILYGIAYGNSEKPNLELQLISVKTGEILRVVSGSA; encoded by the coding sequence ATGATTTCTGTACATTATTGTATTGGGTTATGTAATTATGATAACACGTTTACGCTAAATACGAAGCCTGCATTATCAGTACCATCTCAAATTAACTTAATTCATTGGGAACCAATTATATTAAATATGCTGCAGAATGCATTTTTTTTTGATAATATCGAACGCGGTAGTGTATTGTTAGTAAATATAATCAAGAATAATACCAACGGTATTTTTCAGACTAATAATGTTACAAACATATTAATCAAATGTATTGTAGAGAATACTGGAAAATATAATGTTATTGATATAGAAAGATTACATTCTGTATACAGAGAATTGGGTGTGTTTCCGGAAGATAATAGAAATTCTTATAATTTTTCTATGAAAATTGCAAATTATTTGCAAGCAAATTATATCCTATATGGTATTGCTTATGGAAATTCAGAAAAACCAAATTTAGAATTACAATTAATATCGGTTAAGACTGGTGAGATTTTGAGAGTTGTTAGTGGTTCTGCATAA